DNA from Larimichthys crocea isolate SSNF chromosome XIII, L_crocea_2.0, whole genome shotgun sequence:
TGTAGCACAAGGCTGAAAGGCCAATTAATTCATAGTTTTGGGGGCCCCTGACGTAGCTCGGGGCCCCCTTCAATCGTTTTTAAACCCACTTTCAGGCCACTTATAGAGCCGGCTGTGCCCACGCGAAGTCCAAGCGGAAATGATTAATGCCGTTATTAAACAGTTTAgagaggtttgtgtttgttctctaGCTGGAGGCCAATTAGAGTGATTTGTGAGGGATGACTGAAAACAATGTAGTGGAATTGAGTGgcgtgtgtttgagtgttgtgtgtgtgggtggaaaaAAGTGggagtgtgtgattgtgtttgtgtttgtgccctGGGCATATAGAGTCGTTGTATgtatggactgtgtgtgtgtgtgttgtgtgtgtgtgtgtgcgtgtgtgtgtgtgtggtgtgttgtgtatgtgtgtgtgtgttagtggttGGACtaggtgtgtctgtgagtgagagagaggacatGTCCAAAGGTCGCATTGGGGACCAGGTGGAAATAAGCCAAATAGCCAAAAAACTCATTCCTGGTGAGCTAAAGgggaagaaaggagaaagagcCGAGAGTGAGTGAGGAGCGAGAAAAAGACCAGAGAAGGcgaagagaggagaaagatgagagCAAAAGGAGTTTCATGATTTGAATTCGGTACGGAGGACCACAGACATAGAAAGGGTTGAAGAGGAGAGGCGCGGAGAGGAACGAGTATAGGagtaggagaggagaggagacggagcggagaggagaggcgaggagaggCGAGCGAAAGCAAGGACATGGGAGGAACCCAAAAAGAAATTAGATgagcggagagagaggagaaaggaacacacaaacaaaaaatgccTTGAACCGAGCACTGCAACCCgtagggagaggagagagaagcagaagaggGAGGACGGAAATTTGACtaacaaggagaggagatgaacgGAGAGGAGAGAACGGGGTCGTTTTAACTGtgatgaaaaagaggaaggagagtaAGAGGCGAACCAGAGGtgagggaagagaagaggagggagaggaatgTCGTTGTGGGATTGCAGGAGTTGTCATCTTTAGACAAAAATGACGAGGAGCCGGATAACGAGCGAATcgaggagacaaaaaaacacaaacaaaaagggtGAAACCAACCccccaaacaaaaaaaggagaggaagagagtggaAGATGAGACGAGACAAAGAAGGGAAACAGAGGACGGGAGGAGCGGAGGGAACATGGAAAGGAGCAAAAAAGAGATATGATGATAAAAGAATGAGAGAGCAAAGGAAAGGAGGATAGCGAAatgagagacaagagagacaagagggaaagccagacaggagaggagaggaatgagataaaatgaggaaggagaggaacacacaggaagaggagggggcaAGTGGAGGAGAGTGGAAAGAGTAGAAGTGATAGGAGACGAGAACAAAAGATAAAGGGAAAGAGACGGTTaagaagacgaggagagagggaacaTGTGGAgataaaaaggaggagaaaagaagaacagaagaaaggaggagatgagatggaaggagaagagaaagcgAGACCGGGAGGAGACACCGGATGGGAAGGGGACAAGAGGAGAGTTGGAGCGGAGGCAAAATGTTGAAGGGGAGGATTGACGCTGCCTCATGAGATCCTATTCGGATGATTCAGGGGAAGGACAGCCtaacacaccccacacacaccacacacacacccacacacacacacacaccacccaccacacaaccaccaacacacaaacagcttcattgctcttggtgtgtgtgcagtcattaGACCTGCATAAACAGGCAACTCACCACATTCAGCTTTGTATCCTTGAGCTttgacacatatacacacacagacacatatttatcagacacagaagacacacacacacacacacacccaccacacaacaccaccacacacacacacacacacacacggtatgGAGAACAAGTGAAAACATGCTGTGAGCTGAGCTgctcgagtgtgtgtgtgtgctgtgtgatttGAATGAGTGTCAGTGAGTCGAGCTCTGTGATCCATTGAACCACTCCCCGCACCTCGTGCACCTCCCCACCAGCACCTCCTGCTGCTGgctcctctcacacactcttgAGCGTTCAAAATAACATTGGCTGTGCCCCTGAGAGGAATAATGAAAACGTATGATTTCCATTCTGAGTGTAATGTGCAGGGAGTggctcacaccacacacaccgaCCCGCCTCACTGTCTGCTGTGGGGGTCTGTGGACTGTGCCAGGCCGacactgccccctgctgggACACGAGGAAGCAACAGATACAATCAGGAGAAGTGCTTCCTTCACTTTGtcttatttgttattttaacactttcacacacacacacacacacacacacacacacaccacacactgatGCTGAGCTGCAGCCTCGCTCATGTGATCCaggtacatttttttaaaggggcaCTCAACTGATTTTTACAGAGTTCAGGTGAGTGAAGCGAGGCCATCAAAGATTTGAGACATGATGGGACTCGATCCCATGGAACAGGTACGGAACTGAGAACAACAGAAGTTCTTTAGCACCGACTCAGGAAGACAGTCGTATCATGTCTTGCGGCTCTGGaggagttaaaaaaacaaacgatgATGTCATGGGCTTGGCATGGTCTTGTGTGACGTGGGCAGGAAGGATCTAAGAAAGATACAGTTGAGTTGCATAAGGGAAATTGTAACATCCAGCATGGAGCTTGAAGTATGAGAGAGTAAAAGTATTTTATCTGTCCACCGGCTTTAAACAAGTTTAAGTCTCGATAAGTAGATCACTGGAGTTCATCTGAAGCTTGACTACAACGTGTTTAcctttgttattttcattaataatgTGTATGTTTCCTGCGATGAACTGGTGACGTGCCCCGCCTCTCGCCCGACTCAGCTGGgaccgtgaccctgatgaggatagcACTTACAGTGTATAATATCTAATACACACATATCAAATGAAGGCCTCTCTTATTACTCATGCCAACATTCTGACATTTATGGagatgttttgtctgtgtgacCACAAGTGAGAAAAGATTCTATCTGCCTGctacaaatattattattaatataactATAACTGATGCATGATATCCAGAATTACATTGTTTACAGTGATTCAAATACATCATGAGCTCTTTTCCATCAGTGTCTCTGATCACCATTACATGCAGGCTGATTGCTGCAGTGCTctgatgacagaggagaaaaatgacCCCAGtgagttgtttgtgtgtgtgtgtgtgtgtgtgtgtgtgtgtgtgtgatacaagatacaggacacacacaccagtaatATGTGAGGGCAGTTCCTATTGACACAGATCAACAGCACTCACTgtttccacccacacacacacacacacaccccacacaccacacaccagcTTCATACCCTCGCTGTGTCTCAGCTCATGCATCATCAGGGGAAAGAAGGTGTCGGTTGTTATTCCAGGATGGAGCACAGAGTGGCTTCTCGCATTTTCAcacccaccaccacaccaccaccacccctaaaaagataataaataaataaaaagacagaagagagagagagagaagttgcTATGGCAACAGTCTGGACAAATGTAATTGTCTCCCTCCACCTTTGCAGGTCAAGGCAGCGGCATTTCAGCTCCATAatctctcgtctcctctgtaTCTGCACACAGAGTGTATGAAAGGTTTCCTGCAGTCGAGTTACAAATATGCTGCATCATATGCAGGGTGAATtcaaaacctgtgtgtgtgtgtgtgtgtgtgtgtgtgtgcttcatgtcttattttgtcGAGGGTCTTACAACTCCGACAGCTCAGCTCCCAAAGATGACAGCCAGgctttctgcttttatttaaacctgatccttttaaaccttttatatttttactcttGTATCCATCCAACGCCAACACAGTCCAAACTGCACTCAGACCCCAGATCAAATATGGCTGTATGCACATTTGTCAGggtatttgtatgtttttgccTTCAAGATTCATGATTGATTAATATGTGAAACATTTAGGCTACGCTGATATAACAGCTCCACGACAGAGCAGGATTAAAACTAATCAGTAAAACCTGTGAAGCTTTTAGGGATAATCACAGGAACTCTGAGCTCAGGCAGCTTCAGAGCCAATAACCAACTTTTACTCACTGTACTGGAACTCGAGAGGTCTGACTTCAGGAGGCAACAACTCAAGTGTGAGCGGCTTACGGAGGcatcacagacacagataaCTATACAGTTCAGCCTCTTCACCATTCAGGAGAACGGGACACAGACAAGTCTTTCATGTGCACGTGacgcttcaaaacaaacaactcgAGGAAGAGTTCCCAACCGAGCATCATCACAGCTACTGGCTGACTGCGAGGAAAACAGCAGTCAGTGCACATGTCTTATTCTTCACCAGCCCAGCCagctgtgtgacacacacacacatacatacacacctcCACCACTTTCAAATGCACATGCACTGACTGGTGCCTTAAACAGACGTGATGGGGTTAATCACTGTTAAGCACATTAATTTTCATGACTCGTGCACATCATATTGCCCTTTAACTGCCAGTTTACAGGAGCTCTGCATGAACCTCGTGATTAACCCAGCAACCTGCTAAAATGTTCAGTCTGTGTTGAGGATTGAAGGAATCAGCTGAGGCTCAActctgtggcattgtgctgcTGGAAAAGCtaaacatacattatatatacatatacaacttatataacatattatatacatagatataatatatactatatatatatatatatatatatatatataatatatatatatacacatctaTATCACACAATACCTACATACATCCACACATACCTACAtaacatacaacacatacatacatacatacatatatattatatacacacacatatatatatacatacatatatacatacaatacaacataatacacacaacacacaacacacacacacacacacatatatataccacacacatacagaccaaataaataaacacacacacacatatatacacatacataccatatccacacacacacaatacagatatatatatacaattatataatatatatatatatacatatacacacacacacacacgaacctTACAATATAATGTAACGTGTGTAATGTTATGCATAATTTTCAAACATTAAGAATTAAAGCACAGTCTGACACAGAGTTggtaaataatatatattaagaaaaaaaatacaactgtgggaatgtgggaaatgtattttctataaTATTATGAAATCATCACAGAGGAACTGAGTTTACATAAGAATTCAAACACGCTTCATTTCACAGGACCTGCACAATTCCTTATCAGCCTTCTCAGATGTCACGCTGAAATTAAATTAGCCTTAAATGATTCTGCACGTTAAATTCTCTCAGATTAAATAGTATGTATGtcgccccctctctctctttctgcttttgaGCTGAGAAATatctaaaaaatgtaaaataaatgaggaTATTACACATGTAATCTACCTTAAAATATCTGTGTAAACTCTGCTCATGTCGCCTTCTCTTTGAACTGTCAAACCACAGACGCTGTAAGCAGTAATTCTGTGAAGAAATGTAACTTCATGCATGGAGAACGCAGATAAGACAAATCCATTATGAAGtttaagagaaaagaaaaaaagaaagcgcGAGATAATGAGCTGCAATTATGAAGATGTTGTCTTTGCTTGTTGACTCAGTCTGCCGTGATCATTTCAAAGAAAGCAATGAACATAATAAGCAGATAAATCACAGCTCAAGTTTCTTTTAAAGCCcggagcaaaacaaaatgtaaatttatatTATCAATGTTTCATCAATCATGACTTGATCTGAAACGTGTTTTAGATGCCAGCCTCTTTAGATTCTTCTCTGGGAACAGATAAAACAAGACACAACgccaaagacacatttttatgaatattctttatttcttcccTGATAACTTTGACGCTGATGGCGTCTCAGAGAATAATGACAATCGGTTTAATTCTGTACAACACCAACAAAGTCAAACTGTGCTGCGTGTCTGCATTTCGATGTGATAGCTAaagtgaagaagagagaagagtgaACTGAGAGAAACTGACTTATGGAAATATGAGTTCCAAAACAATCCCTTTGATTGGCTTCATTTCATCGCTGGAAGAATCCCGCGTTTTGGGAttttaactgtaaactgtaaaaaaaacctgcagtgcTCGAGCGTGCTGCACGTTCAGCAGATGGCACAAATGAAATACTGAAACAACGAGGCGACGACGACAGTGCAATGATCAGAAATACTGGCCACAAACTTTAAATCTGCCAAAGATGGAAAGACGTTCACAGAAAAGTTGTTTCTCTTTGAGGCGACGCGAATGGAAAAGAGCTGCTAATGGTGCGGTTATTGATGAGTGAGGACGACTTATCGAGCATCAGACAGGAGCCACTTTAAGAGATGAAGAGATTTCCTGACCACAGCTACAGAACAGCAGTTTATGAATATGGCAGCTGGTCGATTCATTTGTGGTCATTCGTTGTAAATAGTCTCCTGCGTTAACGAGGAGCGAAACGTTGAGTTTTTACAGCTCCACTGTGATAATTCTGCAACACAATATATCTGTCAACCAGTGCTGCAGCTAACAATTACATCCATGATTAAATGAGTCTATTAACGTCTGGAGTTTGTGAACAATGTCTACGACCATTACAGCCAGAGACAAACAATCCAAAGAGATATTAAGAgttacagagcagcagcagattttCCATCGaagctgtgtttttgtaatCTCTGCTCGATAAACGACTTCTTTCTGGTGTCAGCTCGGACGTTTCCCCTCAGATCTGTCTCAACAGTCCATCTGCATTGCCTCAAAATGTGACAGCATCAGAACTTTCAGGTAGAAACAGCAGCGTGACGCTGAATGAactctgcatttttaaaaaaatcacaacttcAGTACTTTTGCACTGTGcgctcatttcttttttcaatatCACAGTTTTCTGTGCTTGGTTGTTGTTAAAGTTTGTCACATTCACCTCACCAATTAAAAAGGTATCAGTGGCAGCAGTCGGTTTCAGcacatcttattttttttgtttctcgttCGGCACGCCACATGAAAAGCGTCAAACAGGCGCACGGTGAGGCGGCAGCTGACGCAGCAGCGTGACACCGTGAACGACGATGGCACATTTCTTTGACTGAAGACATGAACACgctttttaaatatgtgtagAGCTCAAAAATCTAAAGAGACAAGACGAATATGCGACACAGACATGTTTGTCTGCAAACGAGAGACACACAAAACTCGAAGATCAACAGAGAAAAcccaaagcaaacattttacaGTCAGAACGGCTCAACGGGACCAAACGAGTCTTTAAAATCTGCGTTAAGCAGCATCACGTTAAGTCCTATATGACTGATATCGTCTGTTACTGCAGGGAGGCGATGGGACCTCACATTAAGATTAAAATGTTGGTTTATTTCATGGTGATAGGTCGTCGGAGCTTTTTGACttgttacatttattaattccattaaataaatttatgggtcaacacttttttttttctttttaataattggATTTTTAGATGAACCCACTGAATTGAAAATTAACTGACTCCCTAAACTAATTCTCAGAGGTTTTTCTTCTGACATCGTCTTGCCGGCTACTTAACCAGCGACGTTGCTGAGAGGAGGCGGCGAAGTAGCACGAGAAGTTACTGAGTAATGAGTCTCCAGGCTTCAGTGAAGCTGGAAGCAATCATTAGTCTGCCGTCAGCTATTAACAAgttaaaaattaatttttttttttagttgcttttttcatattttattgctCAAGAATAaagttttctacattttctccCTCAGACCCCTTTTTACACAACACCGGCCCGGACAGTTCATCTTCAACGCTGCCACAGATCCGAGTGACGCAAAGTAAAGactttgatttaaataataGAAAAGGTGCTTAAGAAGAATTCAGAGCTCTACGTTTGGATTTTATTCCACTCCAGCAGCACCTGagcaaacatctgtgtgtgcatgtactgcTCTGCAGTGGAGAACAGTTCAGGCAGGTCCAGCCCGGGACTAAAGCGTCCACTTTCAGTCAGTGTAACGAGAGGAGACCTGTCACATCAAGACTCGACCCTGCAGTCAGAGACCTTTACTGAATCTGTTCCTCCTGATACATCAGTGGATGATATTTCATGACATTTCACTGGTGATGAGTCCTCAGaaaccagcagacacacagtcacactgcaGCGCCCATCCCCCCTCTAAAAGAACCGAGTGTCTGCTTCTCTTGAAGTGCATTGAAACATTTGATTATCGTCCCGAGAGCACCGATCATCAGCAACGACGACGGAGCTCTGCTGACACGTTTTCTGGCTTTGAATCGCCCTGAAACATCGCACGCCCGCCCCTCGGCCGGTGCTGCCACCCAGCCCATCGCTGATTTATTTtggggaggggaggtggagtTGGAACAGCACCAGTAAACGTTCACTGAAGGACCTGCTCTGCCTTGAAAAATTGACACGGTGGCTGCACTTAGACATCTGAGGAAAGTGTAATCGCCCTGTATGGACttgatctgaaacatttcattaatcTTCCTGAATGCTGCCTCCTGGTCAACGGCCGCCCACGGTGGGTGCGTGctcagaaacatttcatcatgttttcctGCCCTCATGGCTCCTCTCCAGGCCCGAGACATTTCATTTTGGtttcgcctcctcctcctttaaaGGCTGAGCCCTGAAACGGAGTCGGGCCGGAGCCGTGTGACTGCCGGGTCACAAATCCTCAAACTTGGGAAGGTCGGGGTGTAAAAGTTGACAGAAACTCTTTTACCGCCCTcgccagctgctgctgctgctgaggtaagaaaaaaaaaagcactgcatGCTTGAGGAGAGCAGCTCAGCGGCCAAGAGAAGAAGTCTTTAATGAAAAGTCTGTTGATCTTCACGAGCGTGGCTGAGGAAACAAACGTTTAAGGGAAAGAACGTGATAATTTGAAAGTCATTTCACCGTCACACACTCGGCTTCTCTCCTATCAGCGACACCCGCAGTGGAAGTCAGCGTTGGGGTCCTTGAGGAGCTTCTTGCGGTCGATGTGCAGACAGTCTATGTGGTACCAGGCGTCGCAAACGTCGCACTGGATCCACTGCACCGTGTCCTGCTGGGGCATCCGACAGCGCGGCGCCGCGCACGAATCCACCGTCCCGACGGCCGCCTCTCCGTCTtcctcgtcgtcgtcgtcctcatcgtcggaggaggacgaagaggagcCGGACGAGGACGAGGCCGAggaggtagaagaagaagacgaggaggatggagagggcaGGGACGGccggggagggggggggtgtttCCTGGGGCGACCTCGCCGCTtgctgagaggagaaaagaaatcGTGAGGGTTAAACACGTCCTGCTCATTTCTGTTTAGTTTGACtgtaaaatgcaaacaaataagtaaaaacTCAGCGTCTGCGTCTGTTACATTCCTTATTAAATCAGCCGTTAAGCTGATTACAGATATTTACACACCTCAGCAGCaggaaatgtgcaaaaaagtaaTTCTGGCTGTTTTGGGGATCAAACAGAAGAACTGTGTGATCACAGCACATAATTACAATGCAAGGTGGGATCGGTTTATTAGATCATTTTCATCACTTCTGTCCTCATTTCATGCTGAACtagcattaaaacatgaaaccttGTTAGATATTAAAGCTCATGTGGTGAAAGActgaaggatttagtggcacccagtgctgcagctgcagactgcAACACTCGATTCAACCGCTGGTTCAACACTTGACTCCGttattcttatttccaggtgattatacactaattaaatcctcaaatgaaaacataagaTATTCCACACAGTCGACCTTTAAAGGTTTCTGACTCCCCGTGGTGGCAGGATGCCTCCAGGATTATCTGAGAGACCTCGGTCGGTTGCAGAGACAGATTCCTGCAGACAGTCGTACCTTGCTGAGTGGTGAAATCTGTTGAACTGCAccctgcctcctctctcctccgtGCGGATCCTCACTGAGGGTGAAGCCAGGCTGTAGCTCTCCCCTCCGACCACCAGAGGGGAGAAAACCGGAGAGCTGTGCGCCCTCCGCCTGCCCCTCTGCGCAGTCGGAGAACTGTGGCCGGGTTTCTGCTGTCGGAAAGCTGCGATGTTGCCGTGCACCACCGTCTGGACCCGGTGCACCGTCTGCACTTCTTGCTTGCTGACGGCTGGGTTGGTGAACGACGCCTGAAGGAGGTGGTGGTTGAGTCTGCTGTTGGTCATGGCGCCGTGGAAACTGCCAATGGTCCTGATGCCAACGGGGAAGGGCTTGGCCTGCAGAGGCCTTCGCACATCGTTGTGGCTCTTGGGCTGCAGCGGCAGAGGAGGCGGGGAGCTGAAACTCTCAGACTCAGACTTGTAGAGCCGCCGCCTCTTCTTCGGCCTCGCCCTCGGTCCATCCTCCACGACTCCTGCTGGAGCTGAACATCACAAGATTATTGTCATACACGTCAGATAAAGACTTTTTATTCTTTAGAAGGCTGCATTCAAACATCTAACCACAACTCTGACGATTTAttctcattttcacacatttgctCTTTTGTGCTGTTTTAACTCGTTACATGTTTCTTATAAAATCTGTCTGAATAAAAGAGAATATCCTCTGTCACACATGCCTCCATTAACAAATGACAGCTCTTCTAAAAACCTGCAGTTTGTTCTCAGAAAgcctcacctcctcctgcacctcctcctcctcctcctccgccgccgccgcctcctcgACTTCTCGGTTCGTCTGAACTGTCGTCCTCGAGGAGCACCGTGTGAGCCgacttcctcctgctcctggaGGTCGACTGGAGGGACTTTGTCGAAGGCACCGAAGCTGCGGAGGACAACGacggaggggtggagggagggaggagggaggagaagccCACAGCcagaggaggcgaggaggaggagcccGGGTCCGAGACGGTTCCCTCGTGGCTGTGGCTCCTCTTAAAGGTCCAGGCGCTGCCCTTCATCTTACTCAGGCTGCCGATGGAGTTGAGGATGACGGTGGCCCGGTTGATGGACAGCTTGGACAGGTCCAGGTTGGCGGCCACTTTGCGGTCCAGATTAGTTCTGATCCGGTTCTGTAAGTCTGAGGAGAAAGAGCCCGCCTAGGAGACGAGATGTGAATATATAAATTAGAAAGTGAAGCATGAGTGGGAGGGAAACTCAGATTTAGTGCTCGAgtatttgcagcagcagcatcgtgAACGTGAGACAGTGTCGATTAGAAACATGCAGTATAACTTCTCCTTTGTCCTCTgtgcccagactgtgagctgtGCCATGAACTACAAATGTATTTCACCGTGCACGTCTCCATGATTTTGTGTCTGCAAGGCTGTTCTGTTACATCCTGCAGGATCAGAGCATGTTGCCCTCCTCATGTTGTTGAATTGGTCCTTGGTTTTAGGCAGGTAGGCTGTGCAATTAAATGGTTTTactgtgttgctgtgtctgtctgtgcagcttGATGCAGCATGTGCTATGTGGAATGAAGCCGTGAGACGGTGTACCATCAGCTTGTCTTCAACATCTATCTAAATA
Protein-coding regions in this window:
- the tcf19l gene encoding transcription factor 19, with the protein product MLSGVQPCFQLLRIGSSAGDSVRDLYTFRPTLSHSVFRLGRAAELCDVTLDSTSVSRIHAELHAEKEASGGDAAPQEDGCRVHIKDRSSHGTWVNEVRLQRGVQWELSDGDTLTFGGQSAPGSPEFYFLFQKVKVRPLDFDAITIPKAGSFSSDLQNRIRTNLDRKVAANLDLSKLSINRATVILNSIGSLSKMKGSAWTFKRSHSHEGTVSDPGSSSSPPLAVGFSSLLPPSTPPSLSSAASVPSTKSLQSTSRSRRKSAHTVLLEDDSSDEPRSRGGGGGGGGGGGGAGGAPAGVVEDGPRARPKKRRRLYKSESESFSSPPPLPLQPKSHNDVRRPLQAKPFPVGIRTIGSFHGAMTNSRLNHHLLQASFTNPAVSKQEVQTVHRVQTVVHGNIAAFRQQKPGHSSPTAQRGRRRAHSSPVFSPLVVGGESYSLASPSVRIRTEERGGRVQFNRFHHSASKRRGRPRKHPPPPRPSLPSPSSSSSSSTSSASSSSGSSSSSSDDEDDDDEEDGEAAVGTVDSCAAPRCRMPQQDTVQWIQCDVCDAWYHIDCLHIDRKKLLKDPNADFHCGCR